A genomic segment from Triticum dicoccoides isolate Atlit2015 ecotype Zavitan chromosome 1A, WEW_v2.0, whole genome shotgun sequence encodes:
- the LOC119291308 gene encoding putative ubiquitin-conjugating enzyme E2 38 produces MATHPSKRSYLCAGSSSFDDPDVVEVSPAAAAAAGGWNPGHQKRKRSQVVPREIIEIDDDPDGVVIIGEKAPVEKNKHSVGCPLVWPKHVKTSVAGDTAGPSTYASNSTSIMGGFKKVSAGPSTYASNSTTIMGDFKKVTSGPNTYFSSSTVIKDAFAKKYMETAVYHDYDDYPFDAFEEDEDFAYEEEDYENYEFDDTLYENEYNYNLSAQFDGLDIPPGVEAPLPWLQKTAAEMSSNSKPIPILDEKVDERYNTFKQFDTVDGHNDHYYVKPELRKALVVKKPSKDWAKRIQHEWKVLEKDLPDTIFVRAYEDRMDLLRAVIMGPAGTPYHDGLFFFDIYFPPQYPNTPPLVNYRSGGLRLNPNLYACGKVCLSLLNTWAGSGCEKWNPSNSTMLQVLVSIQALVLNAKPYFNEPGYANSANTPAGEKRSLTYNEDTFLLSCRTMLYSLRNPPKHFEDFVAGHFRKHGRNVLVACKAYLDGAQVGCLAGNGVQDVDEGDKSCSLRFKTSLKRLFEELLMEFTVKGADCSKFLSEKAKQSAASASGTTSRGPPADTTLRL; encoded by the exons ATGGCGACCCACCCCTCCAA GAGGAGTTATCTGTGCGCGGGGAGCTCCTCGTTCGACGACCCCGACGTGGTCGAGgtgtcgccggccgccgccgccgccgccggggggTGGAACCCCGGCCACCAGAAGAGGAAGCGGAGCCAG GTTGTTCCTCGTGAAATAATTGAAATTGATGATGATCCTGATGGTGTTGTGATTATTGGTGAGAAAGCACCAGTTGAAAAGAATAAACATTCAGTTGGATGTCCTCTTGTTTGGCCAAAGCATGTGAAG ACTAGTGTGGCTGGTGACACTGCCGGACCAAGCACCTATGCTTCAAACAGTACTTCCATTATGGGTGGTTTTAAGAAAGTTAGCGCCGGACCAAGCACCTATGCTTCAAACAGTACTACCATTATGGGTGATTTCAAAAAAGTTACCTCTGGACCAAACACCTATTTTTCAAGCAGTACTGTCATTAAGGatgcttttgctaaaaaatatatggaAACCGCAGTTTACCATGATTATGATGACTACCCTTTTGACGCATTCGAGGAAGATGAAGACTTTGCTTATGAGGAAGAGGACTACGAAAACTATGAGTTTGATGATACACTTTATGAGAAtgaatataactataatttatctgCTCAGTTTGATGGCTTGGATATCCCGCCTGGAGTGGAGGCTCCTTTACCATGGCTGCAGAAGACTGCCGCTGAGATGTCGAGTAATTCCAAACCCATCCCAATCTTGGACGAGAAAGTTGATGAAAGATACAACACATTTAAGCAATTTGATACTGTTGATGGCCATAATGATCATTATTATGTGAAACCAGAGTTAAGGAAAGCTCTGGTAGTGAAGAAG CCATCAAAAGACTGGGCGAAGCGCATTCAGCATGAGTGGAAAGTCTTAGAGAAAGACTTGCCAG ATACCATATTCGTGAGGGCATACGAGGATAGAATGGACCTTCTTAGAGCTGTCATTATGGGTCCAGCAGGCACTCCTTACCATGACGGGCTCTTTTTCTTCGACATTTACTTCCCTCCTCAATATCCAAACACACCTCCA CTTGTTAACTACCGCTCTGGTGGGCTGCGGCTTAATCCAAACCTGTATGCTTGTGGGAAGGTGTGCCTTAGCCTGTTAAACACCTGGGCTGGTAGTGGATGTGAGAAATGGAATCCATCCAATTCAACCATGCTGCAGGTTCTTGTCTCCATTCAGGCTCTGGTTTTGAATGCCAAACCTTATTTCAATGAGCCTGGGTATGCTAATTCAGCTAACACACCTGCCGGGGAGAAGAGATCCCTAACTTATAACGAAGACACATTCCTGCTGTCCTGCAGGACGATGTTGTATTCTCTCCGAAATCCGCCAAAG CATTTTGAGGATTTCGTGGCTGGCCATTTCCGCAAGCACGGGCGCAACGTCCTGGTGGCCTGCAAGGCCTATCTGGACGGCGCCCAGGTTGGGTGCCTTGCCGGGAACGGGGTGCAGGACGTGGACGAGGGTGACAAGAGCTGCTCGCTCAGGTTCAAGACCTCGCTCAAGAGGCTGTTTGAGGAGCTGCTGATGGAGTTCACAGTGAAGGGAGCGGACTGCAGCAAGTTCCTGTCGGAGAAGGCGAAGCAgtcggccgcctccgcctccggcacCACCTCTAGAGGGCCGCCGGCAGACACCACACTGAGGCTATAA
- the LOC119291300 gene encoding uncharacterized protein LOC119291300: MAPPLLLLLLLLIRAAGTSSAPAPPAYSAHCPAPPAVPDLPAGAGPASAAPAPALQLSTGYFSGGGDLLFGPDNGARLPRSFALLPTSVLPTADASVLRVAATLSFSGAGRNRNGIWPSGRNRRLFDYDGQQHRLRPRLPRFVGRRGSLVFDLHGYYSSASGDLCMVGSGSGRAADGRPVALLAAVLRLRFPRPANLSSPFVTGRLESTGPGPGVAFEPVSLLAYAEEGYAYAESASCPRPPADGRDVRQLFGGRNFTCPGLRSLLKPGFRLDYGNGGQSAASSLGINQTHMFVNRVHCAADGAVRVYVAFSNMSDYSRYYFMVTEKAIVAEGFWDQNSNRLCLKGCHVVNSGSSRAELTVSECGIGMTFWFPGVWSIQERSFSAGLVWNTSLKSDQGIAGYSTAVRGNFGGLKYNYTKVEEATKYYKQYGLNKKRKGKFPDRNSYLDLAFRFNLQKRGGSGYASPITIGTMLSDGSSFVLSNLSTRPAVLETKQRLLNVSYNIRYVGHWSLATFEPQQISAEGVYDTETGSLCLIACRRVNVSSSDCKILITAHFASLDAKAAKHVQGKIISLRGKTDPLFFETLDIDSYGMYIGQVEESIWRMDLESTMALISMTLSCAFIAVQLFHVKKVPEALPAMSITMLVVLALGYMTPLVLNFEALFKHSNKQTVPFSGGGWLEVNEVMVRIITMATFLLQLRLLQLAWSARSSVDGSKHEACAAERKVLWVCLPLYIIGGVITAIVHMRTNHSRRMLRQVARLMPSRHTFWEDIVPYGGLLLDGFLLPQVILNVFSASKVRALSPVFYIGGTMLRALPHAYDAYRTHHFVRSMRPSYIYASSRDDLFSLAWDIVIPCGVVLLATLLFFQQWLGGAFFVCSKRRKPSSEYEMVSTVSS; encoded by the coding sequence atggcgccgccgctcctcctcctcctcctgctcctgatCCGGGCCGCCGGGACCTCCTCCGCGCCCGCGCCCCCGGCCTACTCCGCCCACTGCCCGGCCCCGCCCGCCGTGCCGGACCTCCCCGCGGGCGCGGGCCCCgcctccgccgcccccgcccccgcgctCCAGCTCTCCACCGGCTACTTCTCCGGCGGCGGGGACCTCCTCTTCGGCCCGGACAACGGCGCCCGCCTCCCGCGCTCCTTCGCGCTGCTCCCCACCTCCGTCCTCCCCACCGCCGACGCCTCCGTCCTCCGCGTCGCCGCCACGCTCTCCTTCTCCGGCGCCGGCCGTAACCGCAACGGCATCTGGCCCTCGGGCCGCAACCGCCGCCTCTTCGACTACGACGGCCAGCAGCACCGCCTCCGCCCGCGCCTCCCGCGCTTCGTCGGCCGCCGCGGCTCCCTCGTCTTCGACCTCCACGGCTACTACTCCTCCGCCTCCGGGGACCTCTGCATGGTCGGCTCGGGCTCCGGCCGCGCCGCCGACGGCCGCCCCGTCGCGCTCCTCGCCGCCGTGCTCCGCCTGCGCTTCCCCCGCCCCGCCAACCTCTCCAGCCCCTTCGTCACCGGCCGCCTCGAGAGCACCGGCCCCGGCCCCGGCGTGGCGTTCGAGCCCGTCTCGCTCCTCGCCTACGCGGAGGAGGGGTACGCCTACGCCGAGAGCGCGTCCTGCCCTCGCCCGCCCGCCGACGGCCGCGACGTCCGCCAGCTGTTCGGCGGGAGGAACTTCACGTGCCCCGGCCTCAGGTCGCTGCTCAAGCCGGGGTTTAGGCTGGACTACGGCAACGGCGGCCAGTCGGCCGCCTCCTCGCTGGGGATTAACCAGACGCACATGTTCGTCAACAGGGTGCACTGCGCGGCCGACGGCGCCGTGCGTGTCTATGTGGCCTTCTCCAACATGTCAGATTATTCCAGGTATTACTTCATGGTCACCGAGAAGGCGATTGTGGCAGAGGGCTTCTGGGATCAGAATTCGAACAGGCTATGCCTCAAAGGATGCCATGTGGTAAACTCAGGATCATCCCGTGCGGAATTGACTGTCAGTGAGTGCGGGATTGGGATGACCTTCTGGTTCCCGGGAGTGTGGTCGATCCAGGAACGGAGCTTTTCTGCAGGGTTGGTCTGGAACACCAGCCTGAAAAGCGACCAGGGCATTGCCGGATATTCAACTGCGGTTAGGGGTAACTTTGGGGGTTTGAAGTACAACTACACCAAGGTTGAGGAGGCAACCAAGTATTACAAGCAGTATGGCCTGAACAAGAAGAGGAAGGGCAAGTTCCCAGATAGAAATTCGTATCTAGACTTGGCGTTCCGGTTCAACTTGCAGAAACGGGGTGGTTCTGGGTACGCATCGCCGATCACAATTGGGACCATGTTGTCTGATGGGAGCTCTTTTGTGCTCTCAAACCTTTCCACTCGCCCTGCAGTGCTGGAGACGAAGCAGAGACTACTTAATGTCAGCTACAATATCCGATATGTTGGGCATTGGTCACTAGCAACATTTGAACCGCAACAGATCTCGGCGGAAGGTGTTTATGACACCGAGACAGGCTCCTTGTGCCTGATCGCATGTCGACGGGTTAATGTCTCCTCCTCAGACTGTAAGATTTTGATAACTGCTCACTTTGCTAGTCTGGACGCGAAAGCAGCAAAACATGTCCAGGGGAAAAttataagcttgaggggcaagaccGACCCTCTTTTCTTTGAAACGCTGGACATTGACTCATATGGGATGTACATAGGCCAAGTGGAAGAATCAATATGGAGAATGGACCTGGAAAGCACCATGGCCCTCATCTCAATGACTCTGTCGTGTGCCTTCATTGCTGTGCAGCTGTTCCATGTCAAGAAGGTCCCTGAAGCGCTCCCTGCTATGTCAATCACTATGCTTGTTGTGCTCGCTCTGGGTTACATGACCCCTCTCGTGCTCAACTTTGAGGCTCTTTTCAAGCACAGCAACAAACAGACTGTTCCCTTCTCCGGTGGTGGTTGGCTTGAGGTGAATGAGGTCATGGTGCGAATCATCACAATGGCGACGTTTCTGCTGCAGCTGCGCCTTCTTCAGTTGGCATGGTCTGCACGGTCTTCTGTGGATGGAAGCAAACACGAGGCATGTGCTGCAGAGAGGAAAGTGCTCTGGGTGTGCTTGCCGCTGTACATCATAGGTGGAGTTATAACAGCGATTGTCCACATGAGAACCAACCACAGCAGAAGGATGTTGAGGCAAGTTGCTCGCCTCATGCCGTCACGACATACATTCTGGGAGGACATTGTCCCTTACGGGGGCTTATTGCTCGATGGGTTCCTGCTCCCCCAGGTCATCCTGAATGTGTTCTCAGCCTCTAAAGTCAGAGCGCTTTCCCCAGTGTTTTACATCGGGGGCACCATGCTGCGTGCGCTGCCTCATGCATACGATGCATACAGGACCCATCACTTTGTGCGCAGCATGAGGCCATCCTACATCTACGCGAGCTCTCGCGACGACCTCTTCAGCCTCGCGTGGGACATCGTCATACCTTGTGGGGTGGTCCTGCTGGCCACGCTTCTCTTCTTTCAGCAGTGGCTTGGGGGCGCCTTCTTCGTCTGCTCCAAGAGACGGAAGCCATCGAGCGAATACGAAATGGTTTCCACGGTCAGCTCTTAG